CCTGGGCCAGCTGCGCCGGAGTGAGGAACGGCGCCGGGCAGTACGCGCCCATGCCGCCGGTGTTGGGCCCCGTGTCGCCCTCACCCACGCGCTTGTGGTCCTGCGACAGCGGCAGGAGCACGTAGCGCTCGCCGTCGCACAGGGCCATGAGCGACACCTCCTCGCCCTCCAGCAGCTCCTCCAGCACCATCCGCTGGCCCGCCTGCCCCATCTGGGCCACGGCGCGCACGGCTTCACGCGCGGCCTTCGCGTCCGGCGCGACGATGACGCCCTTGCCCGCGGCCAGGCCGTCCGCCTTCACCACGATGCGGCCCTGCGCCACGGCGTATGCCTCCGCCTCCGCCGCGTCCGTGAAGACGCGGAAGGCCGCGGTGGGCACGCCCGCCTCCGCCATCACCTCCTTGGCGAAGGCCTTGGAGCCCTCGATGCGCGCGGCCGCCGCGACGGGGCCGAAGCACGGGATGTCCACCTGCGCCAGCGCGTCCGCGACGCCCGCGACGAGCGGCGCCTCCGGGCCCACCACCACCAGGTCCACGCGCTCGCGGCGCGCCAGCGACACCACCGCCTCCGGCGAGTCCGCCTGCAACGGCACGTTGGTGCCCCACCGCGCCGTGCCCGGGTTGCCGGGGCCGACGAGGAGCCGCGAGAGACGAGGACTCTGGGCCAGCTTCCATGCGAGCGCGTGCTCGCGGCCGCCCGACCCCAGCAACAGGACCTTCACGTCAACCTCGCTCGTCCAGTTTGAAGAGCAGCGTCTTCGCCGGGAAGTAGGAGGGATCCAACCCCACCACCTTCTCCAGCACCGCGCGCGCCTCCTGCGGCTTCGACGTCATCAGCAGCTCCGCCAGCTTCGTCTGCGCGGACAGCATCTTCGGCGCGACGTCCAGGGCGGACTGCAACGAGCGCATCGCCCCCGCCACGTCCCTGTCCGCGGCCTGCGCGAGCCCCAGCGACAGGCGCGCCACCGGCAGCCCGCGCTCGACCCTCACCGCGCGCTCCGCCAGGTTCCGGGCCTGCGGCCCCTTCGTGTCCAGCGCGATGAGCGCCCGGTACGCCTGCGCACCGCCGCTGTTCTCGTTCACGTCCACCACGGTGTGCAGCAGCCGCTCCGCGGTCTGACGGTCCCCCTGATGGAAGCGCACCAGGGCCTCGTAGAGCAGGGGCTGCACGTCCTCCGGACGGTCGCTCAGGGACTTCACCACGTTCTCCACGCCCACCAGCGTGTCGCCCGGCCGCAGCCAGAAGCGCGACAGCGCGGGCCGGGGCGCCAGCCGCAGCGGATCCCACTCGCGCGCCTCCAGCACCGGGTAGAACAGGCGGAAGACCTCGTCGCGCTTCTTCGCGCTCGCCGCCGCCACGCCTTCCAGCAGCTTCGCGTCCATGCGACGGTCGTCCAGCCGCACCGCCTGCTGGAAGCGCTCCTGGGCTCCAGCCACGTCGCCTTCCAGCAGGTGCACGCGCCCTTCCAGCACCTTCTCCAGCGCGGCGTCCTGCAACCGGCCCTGGAAGCCCTTCAGGTGCTCGCGGGCCAGGGCCGCGTCCTTCTGCGCCAGCGCCACCAGGAACCACTGCAGGTGGGCCTCCGGCATCGCCGGGACCACCTTCAGGGCCGACGCGGCCGCGCTCGCGGCAGCGGTGTCATTGCCCGCGGTGCGCTCCGCCGCGGCCAGGTGGCTGAAGATTTCGGAGGCGTCGCGCGGACCGTAGCGGGACGCGTTCTTCGTCAGCTCCTTCAGGGCGCGCACGGCCTCGCGCGCGTTGCCCTCCGCCTGGTAGCGCAGCACCGCCAGCGCCAGGGAGGCGCGCACGTCGCCCGCCTTCGCCTTCAGCCGGTCCTCGTACAGCTTGCGCGCGCGGGCGGTCTCCCCGACCTCCACGTAGATGCGGGCGGTGGCCTCCAGGCTGTTCCAGTCCTGAGGATCCAGCTCCATCCGCTGGCGCAGCTGCTTGAGCGCCAGCCCGTACTGGCCGGCCTGCTCGTGCGCGAGCGCGCTGTAGTAGTCCACGCGCTGGAGGTTCGGCGCCAGCTTCCGCGCGGCGTCGAACTCCTGGTTCGCCAGCTCACGCGACGTGGCCACCTGCGAGCGGCCCAGCACCAGGTGCGCTTCGGCCTTGTAGGCGTCAGCGGCCTTCGGCTGGGACAGCACCTCCGTCGCCAGCCGCGCCGCCTCCTCCAGGTTGCCGGACTGACGCGAGCGCGCCAGCAGCAGGTTCGCGTGCGCGACGAGCAGCGCGGGCGTCTCTCCGGCCATGCCCGTCGCGGCCTGGATGAGCTCGCGCGCCTCCTGGAAGGAGTTGTCGTCCATGCCCGGACCGCGCCCGAGCGACAGCGCCTGCACGTACCCGGCGATGGCGTCCGTGCTGCGAGGGTCGAGCAGCAGCGCCTGCTGGAAGGACTCCTCGGCTTCCGTGTAGGCGATGCGCTGGTCCAGCTCGAGCTGCTTCTGGCCGGCGGCCAGGTGCTCCGCGCTGGTGCCCTCCAGCTCCAGGAACTGGAGCTTCCACCGGCCCACCGCGGCCAGCACCTCCGAAGGCACCTCGGCCGGAGCGGGGGGCTGCGCGGCCCGGGCCAGCTGCTCCTGCTGGGGCTTGTGCACGAGGAAGTAGTAGCCCGCGCCGCCGGCCCCCAGGACCGCCAGCGCCAACAGGCCGAAGACTCCCGCACGGCTGCCGCCACCGCGTCCGTCACGCTGCGCGCTGCGGACCGGCGCGGCCGTGATGTGCGACGTGCGCGCGGGCTTCACCGAGCTCACGCGCGAGTCCGGCGCCAGCGCCGTGGCGCCCTCGAACCGGGGTTCGTCCTCGGACGCGGTGCCGTCCAGGCCGCTCATCATGGGCAGTTCCACCAGACCGCCGCCGTCGGACGGAGGCGGCGCCGCCTCGGGCGCCACCACCACGGAGGACTCCCGGGGGAACGCGGACTCCCGCTGCTTGCAGGCCTCGCAGGTGCCCAGGGCCTGATCGAAGGGGTCCGTCAGGTCCTTGCCGCACGAGCGGCAATTCGTGTGCATCTCCTTCTTCGGGACCACAGGCGCGGGCGCGCGGGCGGACATGCGGCCCAGGGACACCGCCCCGGCGGGAGGCGAGGAGGCCCGCCCGGGCGTAGGCGCCAGCGGGGCTTCGGGCTCCAGGCCTCCGGGCGCCGGGCCGAGGAAGTCGAGCAGCGGGTCTTCCGGAGAGGTGGATGGCGCCGCTGCCGGCGCGGGAGCCGCCACCCCGGGCGCGTCGGGCACCGGAGGGCCGGGCTTCGCGGCGGGCGCCGGCCTGGGCGAGGACGGGCCCAGGTTCGCGAACGGGTCCGCGGGAAGGCCCCCGGAGGCCTGCGACGCGGGCGGCCCCAGGTCCGCGAACGGGTCCACGCTCCCCGGCGGCCCCAGCTCCGGCATCTCGCCGAAGTCCCCGAAGAGGTCCGACTTCGGAGCCGCCTTCGGTGCTTCCCGTGGCTTCGCGGCGACGGGCGCGGCGGCCGGATTGCTCCGGGGCTCGCGGGCGACTGGAGGCGCCGGTGCGGCCGCGGGCGGATTCGGCCCGGCGGCGGGAGGCACGGCCCCTTCAGGGGGAGCCGTCACGGACGCGGCCGAGGCCTCCCGCTTCACGAGCTGGAGGTGACGGCAGCGGGGACACTGCGCGCGGACGCCCTTGGTCGTGATCAACCGATCGTCGATCGCGTAGGCCGCCGCGCATTTCTGGCAGACGATGCGCATGAAGTTAGTGGCGGAAGTGTCGCACTCCCGTCACCACCATGGCCATCCCATGTTCGTCCGCAGCGGCAATCACCTCCGCGTCCCGGACAGACCCGCCCGGTTGGATGACCGCCGTCGCCCCTGCCCGGGCCGCCTCGTCCAGCCCGTCCCTGAAGGGGAAGAAGGCATCCGAGGCCACGGCGCTCCCCTTGAGGGCCTCGCCACCCCGCGTCATGGCGATGCGCACGGAGTCCACCCGGTTTGTCTGCCCGCCGCCCTGGGCCAGCAGCTGCGCCGGGGCCGCGAAGACGATGGCGTTGCTCTTCACGTGCTTGCACACCTTCCAGGCGAAGCGAAGGGCCCGCTCCTCCTCCGGCGTGGGGGCGCGCTTGGACACCACCTTCCACTCCAGGGGCGGCTCCACCGCGTCCCGGTCCATGAGCAGCATTCCCCCGGACACGCTGCGCGCGTCCACCTGGGGCCGGGGCGCCGCCGTGGCGGACGCCAGCGCGGGGCCCGCCTCCAGGAGGCGCAGGTTCTTCTTCCCCGCCAGCACCTGGAGCGCCACCGCCGAGTACGACGGCGCGATGACCGCCTCCAGGAACGTCTCCGCCATGGCCTTCGCCGTGGCCTCGTCCACCTCCCGGTTGAAGGCGACGATGCCGCCGAAGGCGCTCACCTCGTCCACCGCGCGGGCGGTGCGGTAGGCCTTCTCCAGCGCGTCGTCCACCGCCACGCCGCACGGGGTGTTGTGCTTGATGACCACCGCGCAGGGCTTCTCCGGGAACTCCAGGACGAGCCCCAGGGCCGCGTCCAGGTCCAGGATGTTGTTGTACGAGAGCTCCTTGCCCTGGAGCACTTTCGCGAAGGCGACGGACGGCTCCTTCGGCGCGGCGTATTCCTTGTAGAAGGCGCCGCGCTGGTGCGGGTTCTCCCCGTAGCGCAGGCCCTGCACCTTGCGGAACGCGAGCGACAGCTCTTCGGGGAAGGGCTCCTGGGCCTCGCCGGACAGCCACCCGGAGATGGACGCGTCGTAGGCCGCCGTGTGCGCGAACGCCTTGCGCATCAGCCGGCGCCGCGTCTCCAGGCCCACGGACTTCTGGCCCTCAATCTCCGCGAGCACCGGCGCGTAGTCGTCCGGGTCCACCACGATGGCCACGTGCTGGAAGTTCTTCGCGGACGCGCGGACCATCGCCGGCCCGCCAATGTCGATGTTCTCGATGACGTCGTCCTCGCCCGCGCCGGACGCCACCGTCTGGCGGAACGGGTAGAGGTTCACCACCACCAGCGAGATGGGCTCGATGTTGTTCGCCGCCATCTCCGCCTTGTCGCTGTCCAGGTCGGGCCGGCCGAGGATGCCGCCATGGATGCGGGGGTGGAGCGTCTTCACGCGGCCGCCGAGGATTTCGGGGCTCTTCGTGTGCTCGGACACCTGGGTGGCGGGGATGCTGGCGGCCTTCAGGGCCTCCAGGGTGCCGCCCGTGGAGAGCAGCCGGTAGCCCAGCCGCACCAGGCCCTGGGCGAAGGGGACCAGACCGCGCTTGTCGGAAACGCTCAGGAGAGCCAGCACGTGTGCGCCTCGCAATGGGTGGGGGGTGGCGCGGGTCCTAGCAACCACCCCCTGGGGTGTCAACGCAACACGTCACCCCAGGCCCGGCGCGAAACAGTGCCCTGCCCTCAAGGCTTGCGGGCGGACACGGGAGGCTCGGCCTCCGTGGCCTCACGCAGCTTCATCAGGCCGCGCGTCTCCACCTGACGGATGCGCTCGCGGGTGAGGTTCATGATTTCCCCCACCTCCTCCAGCGTGATGCCGCCCTTCTCCGCCACGTCCAGGGCGCAGGTGTGCTCCAACTCCGTGATTTCCTTGTCCGGGAAGTTGAGCTTGATGGAGCCCGTCTCCGGGTTCACGTCCAGGTAGAGGTTGTGCTTGCAGGACACGAAGAGGCACGGGCGCGGGCCGTTGATGCAGTCCGCGCGGGTACGCGGCCGCTGCTCGTCCACGAGCTTGAGGGTCTCCGCCTCTTCCGGGTCCAGCTGACCGGCGAGCCTGCGCCGGCGCAGGTCGCGCGCCATCTCCTTGCGCGACATCGTCTTGGAGCGCCGGCGTTCCGCGGGCTGCTCCTCCTCATTCCCCCCCTCGCCCTCCTGCAGCTGCTTCACTTCCGACATGTTTCGTCCTCCAGATGCGTGGAGTCTATCCGGTTCAACAGGACCCGGGGGGGCATCCTATTGCGGCCGGAGCGTTTCGTCTTCGCGCGCCGTGACGGCGCTGCCCAACCGGGCGACATCCCGGACCAGATCCTGCGCCCGTTGCCTGAGCGTTGCCAACTGGGCTTCGAGTGACCTCCTGCGTTCTCCTCCCAGAGGCCGCCCTCCCAGCTCCTCCTGGAACCCGTCCAGCACTTCCGACAAGTCCCGCTGGAGCTGGTCGATGTGGTTTCGGTGGAACACGAAGGAGCGACGGATGTCCTCCAGGGTGTGTCCTTCGGCCATCATCTTCTTGATGACGTTGATGCGCCGCACCGCTTCCACCGGGTAGAGGCCCAGGCTTCCCTGGTGCTTCCCCTTGCGGCCCACACGGCGGCTGCGGGGGAGCAGACCGGCCTGGACGTACTTCCGGAACGTCGCCTCCGAGAGCCTCACGCCCCGGGGCCGGAAGATTTCCAGGATCGCGTTCGCGGGCAAGCCTCCCGCGTTTTCGCGCTCGATGCGCTCGAGTTCATCGGGCGCGAGCAGGTCCATCGATTCCATTGAATAGAGGCTACTGAATGGACGCCATAGGTGCCAGATTCGCGCGTCATTCGTCAAGGAAGACGAGCAGGCGTGCGGGCGGACGTCGTCCGGCCGACGCTGCGCGCCGGCTATCAGGGGCTTCAGGGGATGGAGGGACGGGAGGCGGGCTTCAGCCCAGCTCGGTTCAGCGTCCGCGAGACGCGCGGAACTCCTGAATCACGGAGCCGTTGGCGGGGACGATGACGGTGAACGTCTTCGTGCTGGTCGGGTGCGCGAAGGTCAGGCTGTAGGTGCCGGCCGGCACCTTGTAGCTCGCGCGGCCCTGCACGTCCCCGAGCCGCTTCGTGCCCAGGAAGACGGTGGCGTAGGGGTTGGCCCGCACCTGGAGCGTGCCCATGGCCTTCGCCGTGTCTGCGGCGGCAGGCGCCGTGGCGGGGTCCGCCGTGGGCGTCGCGGCGGGGGCGGCCGGTTCCGTGGACGGAGGCGGAGTCAGCGTGGCTTCGCGCCGCTGCCCTTCCAGCTCCGAGTCGATGGCCTCGGTGGCCGGAGGCGGGTTCACGATGGGGGCCGTCGTGGGCGGCGGTGGGGTCGCCGCCGGGGCCGTGGCCTGCGCGGGCGGCCTCCCCTGCCCCGCGTCACGGGCACCGGTGTTCGAGCGGGCCACGGCGAGGACGCCTACCAGACCCGCGAGCCCCACCACGGCGGCTCCAGCCCACAGGGCGCGCTTGCGGTTCGGCGCGACGGGAGGCCCCGGCTCGGTGGCGGAGACCGTCTCGAGCTCACGGTCGTCGGCGCTAGAGCGTTCGTCGGCGGCGAGCGCGACCCGGCGTGCGGAGGCGGTGTCGGACTTGCGGCTCGCGGACTCCGCCCGGCGCGCGGAGGTGGATGACCGCGAGCCTCCGTCCACGGAACGGCTCGCGGACGCACCGGCGTCGTCATCAGCGGAGCCGGCCCAGGCCATGGAGTTCTCGTCGCTCGGGGACGCATCCCGGGCGGCGGGAACCTCGCGGGATTCGCTGCGCCGGGCGAGCGGCGCTTCCCTTCCCATGGACTGCAACGGCATCTGCGGCGTGGGCTGCGGAGGACGGCCGTTCGGAGCCTGGTCGTCTCGCGACAGCACCAGCGTCGTCCCGTGGCGGTCCTCATCAGGCGAAGCGCCCCGCTTCGCTCCCGAGGCGTGCTCGCGCGACGGCATCACCGCCGTGGGTTCGCGGGGCGGCGCTCCGGCGGCGGGCAGCGCGCCATCCTCCAGCGCGGTGCGCTCCGGGAGCGCGGGCAGCGCCTGGTTGCTCGCCGCGATGGGGAACAGCGGCCGGACGAACGCGCCCACGTCGGTGTCGTCCACGGAGCGGGCGTGGTTCAACACGCACTGCGCCAGCGCGCGCTCCAGCTCTCCCGCCGTCTGGAAGCGCTTGGACAGGTCTCGCTCCAGCGCGCGGCAGATGACGGCGTCCAGGTCCGGCGGCACGTCCGGGTTGAGGCGCGCGGGCGGCACGATGGTGCTCTCCTGCACCGCGCGCAGGACGGCGATCTCCGAGTCTCCCTGGAACAGGCGCCCGCCGGTGAGCAGCTCCCACAACACCACGCCCAACGCGAAGACGTCGGTGCGCACGTCCACGCTCTCGCCCCGGGCCTGCTCGGGGGACATGTACGCGAACTTGCCCTTGAGCACGCCGGGGTTCGTCAGCTTGTTGCCCGCCTTCGCGATGCCGAAGTCGGTGAGCTTCACCGCGCCGTCGTAGGACACGAGCACGTTGTGCGGCGTGACGTCCCGGTGCACCAGGTTCAACAGCTCGCCGTTCACCCGCAGGCGGTGGGCGTAGTGCAGGCCGCGCGCGACCTCCGCGCCGATGTGCGCCACCAGCACGGGCGGCATCGGCGTCATCGCCTCCTTGCTCCGCTTGCGCAGCTCCCACAGCGAGCAGCCGCGCACGTACTCCATCGCCAGGTAGTAGGTGTCCTCGTGCTTGTCGAAGTCGAAGATCTGCACCACGTTGGCGTGGTTGAGCCGCGAGGCCAGCCGCGCCTCCGCGATGAACATCTGCACGAAGTCCGGGTCGCTCGCGAGGAACGCCCGCACGCGCTTGATGACGACCTCTTTCTCGAAGCCCTCCGGCCCGCGTGCGGTGCACAGGAAGATCTCCGCCATGCCCCCTTCGGCGAGCTTGCGGCGCACGACGTACTTGCCGACGTGGGTGCCTGCCTCGAGCGTCACGGAAGGGTCCAAGGCCACGCCTACTCGAACTTGACCGTCACCACGTTGAGGTCGATGGGACGCACCTCGATGCGGCGGCTGACAGTGCGCTTCAGCTCGGGGTTGGTGAACTTGCAGTCATACGAACCCACGCCCAGCTTCACCGGCTGGAACGGCGTCTCCCCCAGCTTGCGGCCGTTGCATGACACCTCCGCCCAGGGCGTCACCACGAAGCTCACCGACGCGGCCCGCTCCGCGGCGCGCGCGGCTTCACGCACCTCCGCCGTGGCCACGGGCGTCTTCACCACCGGCGCGGGAGCCTGCGCGACAGGGGACTCCTGGGCCTGCTTCACTTCGGGGGCCGCGGCGTCCGGCTCACGGGGAGCGGCCGCGCCGGAAGGTCCGACGCCGGGCTCCGGTGTCGTCGAAGCTGGCGGCGCCGACGCGGGCGGCTCCGTGCCGGGCTTTCCGGACGACGGCATCGGCACGAGCTTCAGCGGCCCCACGTCGAGCCGGCCGGACGGCGGGATGACGACCTGCGTGCGCAGCTCGCGGTAGCCTTCCTTGATCAGCACGACCCAGTAGCGGCCGGGCTTCACCGTAGGCAGCGTCAGCGGCGTGCGCTCCGGGAGCACCCGGTCCTCGAAGACGACGCGCGCGCCCGCGGGCTCGGACTCCACGTGCACACCGCTGGCGCCGGGGCCCAGGCTCCACACGAGGGCGACGCCCACCAGGATCGCGACGAGCACGATGGCGGCGTACAGGAGCCCCCGGCGCTTGGGCGGCTCCACGGCGGACTGCTCGGTGAGCGTGCCGGTGCGGGCCGGCGGCACCCACGCGCCAGGCATGGGCGCGCGCGACGCGGAGCGCGGCGCGGTGGACGCGGTCATCTCCTCGATGGTCGCGTGGGGCGCGGGCACCGGGAGCCGATGGCCACGGTGTTCACCGGACGGCGTGGGCCCGCCCGGACGGGGGGCTGGAATCTCGGAGCGCGGCACGGCGCGCAGGTCCTGCGTGGGGCCCTCGTCCACGTCCGCGCGGGAGACCGAGCGCATGTCCAGGGTCGAGTCGTCCTCGTCATCCCGGGTCAGCGTCGCCGTCAGGGAG
The sequence above is drawn from the Corallococcus exiguus genome and encodes:
- a CDS encoding sigma factor-like helix-turn-helix DNA-binding protein is translated as MSEVKQLQEGEGGNEEEQPAERRRSKTMSRKEMARDLRRRRLAGQLDPEEAETLKLVDEQRPRTRADCINGPRPCLFVSCKHNLYLDVNPETGSIKLNFPDKEITELEHTCALDVAEKGGITLEEVGEIMNLTRERIRQVETRGLMKLREATEAEPPVSARKP
- the purD gene encoding phosphoribosylamine--glycine ligase, which encodes MKVLLLGSGGREHALAWKLAQSPRLSRLLVGPGNPGTARWGTNVPLQADSPEAVVSLARRERVDLVVVGPEAPLVAGVADALAQVDIPCFGPVAAAARIEGSKAFAKEVMAEAGVPTAAFRVFTDAAEAEAYAVAQGRIVVKADGLAAGKGVIVAPDAKAAREAVRAVAQMGQAGQRMVLEELLEGEEVSLMALCDGERYVLLPLSQDHKRVGEGDTGPNTGGMGAYCPAPFLTPAQLAQVGEQVIAPTLAVLKKRGTPLRGVLYAGLMLTASGPKVLEFNARFGDPETQVLMMQVDEDLLPLMEACAKGTLEPRPLKQFPGASVGVVLAAEGYPEAPKKGQRIEGLDEVASNAPVFLAGVAKQDGALVTAGGRVLTVCARGDSLATARERALESADAVRFEGKHFRRDIGARGLRARS
- a CDS encoding serine/threonine protein kinase, encoding MTLEAGTHVGKYVVRRKLAEGGMAEIFLCTARGPEGFEKEVVIKRVRAFLASDPDFVQMFIAEARLASRLNHANVVQIFDFDKHEDTYYLAMEYVRGCSLWELRKRSKEAMTPMPPVLVAHIGAEVARGLHYAHRLRVNGELLNLVHRDVTPHNVLVSYDGAVKLTDFGIAKAGNKLTNPGVLKGKFAYMSPEQARGESVDVRTDVFALGVVLWELLTGGRLFQGDSEIAVLRAVQESTIVPPARLNPDVPPDLDAVICRALERDLSKRFQTAGELERALAQCVLNHARSVDDTDVGAFVRPLFPIAASNQALPALPERTALEDGALPAAGAPPREPTAVMPSREHASGAKRGASPDEDRHGTTLVLSRDDQAPNGRPPQPTPQMPLQSMGREAPLARRSESREVPAARDASPSDENSMAWAGSADDDAGASASRSVDGGSRSSTSARRAESASRKSDTASARRVALAADERSSADDRELETVSATEPGPPVAPNRKRALWAGAAVVGLAGLVGVLAVARSNTGARDAGQGRPPAQATAPAATPPPPTTAPIVNPPPATEAIDSELEGQRREATLTPPPSTEPAAPAATPTADPATAPAAADTAKAMGTLQVRANPYATVFLGTKRLGDVQGRASYKVPAGTYSLTFAHPTSTKTFTVIVPANGSVIQEFRASRGR
- a CDS encoding zinc-ribbon domain-containing protein; this translates as MRIVCQKCAAAYAIDDRLITTKGVRAQCPRCRHLQLVKREASAASVTAPPEGAVPPAAGPNPPAAAPAPPVAREPRSNPAAAPVAAKPREAPKAAPKSDLFGDFGEMPELGPPGSVDPFADLGPPASQASGGLPADPFANLGPSSPRPAPAAKPGPPVPDAPGVAAPAPAAAPSTSPEDPLLDFLGPAPGGLEPEAPLAPTPGRASSPPAGAVSLGRMSARAPAPVVPKKEMHTNCRSCGKDLTDPFDQALGTCEACKQRESAFPRESSVVVAPEAAPPPSDGGGLVELPMMSGLDGTASEDEPRFEGATALAPDSRVSSVKPARTSHITAAPVRSAQRDGRGGGSRAGVFGLLALAVLGAGGAGYYFLVHKPQQEQLARAAQPPAPAEVPSEVLAAVGRWKLQFLELEGTSAEHLAAGQKQLELDQRIAYTEAEESFQQALLLDPRSTDAIAGYVQALSLGRGPGMDDNSFQEARELIQAATGMAGETPALLVAHANLLLARSRQSGNLEEAARLATEVLSQPKAADAYKAEAHLVLGRSQVATSRELANQEFDAARKLAPNLQRVDYYSALAHEQAGQYGLALKQLRQRMELDPQDWNSLEATARIYVEVGETARARKLYEDRLKAKAGDVRASLALAVLRYQAEGNAREAVRALKELTKNASRYGPRDASEIFSHLAAAERTAGNDTAAASAAASALKVVPAMPEAHLQWFLVALAQKDAALAREHLKGFQGRLQDAALEKVLEGRVHLLEGDVAGAQERFQQAVRLDDRRMDAKLLEGVAAASAKKRDEVFRLFYPVLEAREWDPLRLAPRPALSRFWLRPGDTLVGVENVVKSLSDRPEDVQPLLYEALVRFHQGDRQTAERLLHTVVDVNENSGGAQAYRALIALDTKGPQARNLAERAVRVERGLPVARLSLGLAQAADRDVAGAMRSLQSALDVAPKMLSAQTKLAELLMTSKPQEARAVLEKVVGLDPSYFPAKTLLFKLDERG
- a CDS encoding MerR family transcriptional regulator, whose translation is MESMDLLAPDELERIERENAGGLPANAILEIFRPRGVRLSEATFRKYVQAGLLPRSRRVGRKGKHQGSLGLYPVEAVRRINVIKKMMAEGHTLEDIRRSFVFHRNHIDQLQRDLSEVLDGFQEELGGRPLGGERRRSLEAQLATLRQRAQDLVRDVARLGSAVTAREDETLRPQ
- the purH gene encoding bifunctional phosphoribosylaminoimidazolecarboxamide formyltransferase/IMP cyclohydrolase yields the protein MLALLSVSDKRGLVPFAQGLVRLGYRLLSTGGTLEALKAASIPATQVSEHTKSPEILGGRVKTLHPRIHGGILGRPDLDSDKAEMAANNIEPISLVVVNLYPFRQTVASGAGEDDVIENIDIGGPAMVRASAKNFQHVAIVVDPDDYAPVLAEIEGQKSVGLETRRRLMRKAFAHTAAYDASISGWLSGEAQEPFPEELSLAFRKVQGLRYGENPHQRGAFYKEYAAPKEPSVAFAKVLQGKELSYNNILDLDAALGLVLEFPEKPCAVVIKHNTPCGVAVDDALEKAYRTARAVDEVSAFGGIVAFNREVDEATAKAMAETFLEAVIAPSYSAVALQVLAGKKNLRLLEAGPALASATAAPRPQVDARSVSGGMLLMDRDAVEPPLEWKVVSKRAPTPEEERALRFAWKVCKHVKSNAIVFAAPAQLLAQGGGQTNRVDSVRIAMTRGGEALKGSAVASDAFFPFRDGLDEAARAGATAVIQPGGSVRDAEVIAAADEHGMAMVVTGVRHFRH